One window from the genome of Vanessa tameamea isolate UH-Manoa-2023 chromosome 13, ilVanTame1 primary haplotype, whole genome shotgun sequence encodes:
- the LOC113403388 gene encoding biogenesis of lysosome-related organelles complex 1 subunit 1: MLSSLIKEHQTKQAAKRVVQEQKRKECIAAANDLTQALVDHLNVGVAQAYLNQKKLDAEAKLLHQGAINFAKQTQQWLALVENFSSALKEIGDVENWARSIESDMKIITDTLERAYETTQEKPSSSQ; this comes from the exons ATGCTCTCGTCCTTAATAAAAGAACATCAAACTAAACAAGCAGCTAAACGAGTAGTACAAG AACAAAAACGCAAGGAATGCATTGCAGCTGCTAATGATTTGACTCAAGCACTAGTTGATCACTTAAACGTGGG AGTAGCTCAAGCCTATTTGAACCAAAAGAAACTAGACGCTGAAGCCAAATTGCTACATCAAGGAGCTATTAACTTTGCGAAACAAACACAACAATGGTTGGCTTTGGTTGAGAATTTTAGCAGTGCCTTAAAAGAAATAGGAGATGTGGAAAATTGGGCTAGAAGTATTGAAAGTGATATGAAAATAATCACAGATACATTGGAGAGAGCTTATGAAACAACCCAAGAGAAACCCAGCTCTAGTCAATAA
- the Pdxk gene encoding pyridoxal kinase, protein MKMSSETPRVLSIQSHVVHGYVGNKSAVFPLQILGFEVDAINSVQFSTHGGYVHKHKGTILKNEEMGALIEGLMLNEVDYFTHFLTGYSMSPDSLKQIAQIIKMLRQKNPNLIYVCDPVMGDNGKMYVPEAILPVYRDIVIPLADIITPNQFEAELITGLEMKDLTGALKVIDALHNIGAKTVVLSSTILGDETNMIAIASNKESCYQIEIPKINASFTGTGDLFAALFLAWSHKTNNNLKLTLEKTIATLQHVVKDTYEKARELQPTGNISPALLELKLIQNKATIEDPKIIINSIEIRT, encoded by the exons atgaaaatgtctTCTGAAACTCCTAGGGTATTATCAATCCAAAGCCATGTCGTTCACGGATATGTTGGTAATAAAAGTGCCGTTTTCCCTCTTCAA ATTTTAGGTTTTGAAGTTGACGCTATAAATTCTGTACAATTTTCAACACATGGGGGAtatgtacataaacataaaggaacaatattgaaaaatgaGGAAATGGGAGCTCTTATTGAAGGTCTTATGTTGAATGAAGTTgattattttacacattttcTTACTGGATACTCAATGTCCCCTgattcattaaaacaaattgCCCAAATCATTAAAATGCTCCGACAAAAAAATCCAAACTTAATATATG tatgTGATCCGGTAATGGGTGACAATGGGAAAATGTATGTGCCAGAAGCTATCCTTCCAGTTTACAGGGATATTGTAATACCTTTAGCCGATATAATAACCCCGAACCAGTTTGAAGCAGAATTGATAACTGGCTTGGAAATGAAAGATCTCACCGGAGCCCTCAAAGTTATAGATGCACTACATAATATAGGAGCCAAAACTGTTGTTCTCTCTAGTACTATATTGGGGGATGAGACCAATATGATTGCTATTGCCAGTAataaag AGTCCTGTTATCAGATcgaaataccaaaaataaacgCATCATTTACCGGCACCGGAGACTTGTTTGCGGCCTTGTTCCTAGCTTGGTCTcataaaactaacaataactTGAAACTGACGCTTGAAAAGACAATAGCGACGCTCCAACACGTCGTCAAGGACACTTATGAGAAAGCTAgag agttGCAACCAACTGGCAACATTTCACCAGCATTGTTggaattgaaattaattcaaaacaaagcTACTATTGAGGATCcaaagattattataaacagCATAGAAATTAGAACTTAA
- the LOC113403384 gene encoding lysophospholipid acyltransferase 7-like encodes MSEFIYYFSLLVCISLGSYYKKITDMDMKRNYGTGLGLLLVCLISGHHVYHSALMVWGNIIIIKCCDRRYLHQISLTFTWLYLIYLHLNVTNIYIIWLNQTLALKLVGLAFEMNAVQIRTDAKGINVSKINIKDVDSLAPEPSAADIIAYSYYFIGLHKGPYYRWKIFDDHFNAPFGALGDCRIITEQKLKKAIVCWLGYLLLRSKYSPELYYEDVFYNMYGADFRYLYNIPQLTMYLLHWKTVMMLCTSVFTEAGFGVYPAKCQPIPGFGPSTHLSFVTLATTSTNVALEEEYNFSMLKCFDVEGLLIGPKMKDTMRSWDMPTRYWFWAYVQKTFVKSNKEVRSAFSLLAWTLWSGPTLPQFIIASTLWVYVHLEAEYTVLYDTSGALKLPWDIGFSIMRMFCLLYLTPCFVIKNTDIVLRYYNSIFWVFHLLLVFLMIYSVIVYKTRRSL; translated from the exons atgtctgaatttatatattatttttccttgTTAGTTTGCATATCACTTGGTAgctattataagaaaataacgGATATGGATATGAAAAGAAATTACGGGACAGGACTAGGCTTGTTATTAGTCTGCTTGATCAGTGGTCATCACGTGTACCACTCTGCACTTATGGTTTGGGGgaatattatcattatcaaaTGCTGTGACAGGCG ATATTTACACCAAATTAGCTTGACTTTCACATGGCTATACTTGATATACCTTCACTTAAATGTAacgaatatttacataatttggcTGAATCAAACGTTAGCCTTAAAACTAGTGGGATTAGCTTTCGAAATGAATGCAGTTCAAATAAGGACGGATGCTAAGGGAATAAACGTatcgaaaattaatattaaagatgtTGACAGCCTTGCCCCAGAACCAAGTGCCGCTGATATTATTgcatattcttattattttattgggcTTCATAAAG gtCCTTATTACAGATGGAAAATTTTCGATGATCATTTCAATGCCCCTTTCGGAGCTCTAGGAGATTGCAGGATTATAAcggaacaaaaattaaaaaaagctatTGTATGTTGGCTTGGATATTTGCTATTGCGCTCAAAATATTCTCCAGAG CTTTATTATGAAGACGTATTCTACAATATGTATGGAGCTGATTTTCGCTACTTGTACAATATACCGCAATTGACGATGTATCTCCTCCACTGGAAGACGGTCATGATGTTGTGCACAAGTGTCTTTACTGAAGCTGGGTTCGGAGTGTATCCGGCTAAATGTCAGCCAATACCAGGATTTGGACCATCTACTCATTTAAGTTTTGTTACATTGGC GACTACTTCCACTAATGTGGCACTTGAAGAGGAATACAATTTCTCAATGCTGAAGTGTTTTGATGTTGAAGGGTTGCTCATAGGGCCCAAGATGAAGGATACGATGCGGAGTTGGGACATGCCGACACGCTATTGGTTTTGGGCATATGTACAAAAAACATTTGTCAAGTCAAATAAAGAAGTGAG gaGTGCTTTTTCTCTTTTGGCTTGGACGTTGTGGTCTGGTCCAACATTACCTCAATTCATAATAGCTTCTACGCTGTGGGTTTACGTTCACCTTGAGGCAGAGTACACTGTGCTATACGATACATCCGGCGCA cTAAAACTTCCTTGGGACATCGGCTTCTCAATAATGCGTATGTTTTGTCTACTGTACCTGACTCCGTGTTTCGTTATCAAGAATACTGATATCGTCTTGAggtattataattcaattttttggGTTTTCCACTTGCTACTTGTCTTTTTGATGATTTATTcagttatagtttataaaactaGAAGAAGCTTATGA
- the LOC113403382 gene encoding G protein-coupled receptor kinase 1 isoform X1, translating to MADLEAVLADVSYLMAMEKSKCTPAARASKKIVLPDPSVRSVMHKYMEKKNEVNFDKIFNQVLGYLLFKEFCEQTSEEPVPQLKFYEEIKLYEKQECVEERRRIARDIYDNFIMKELLAHSHDYSKECVAHVQKYLMKHEVPPNLFEPYIEEIFQHLRGEPFKNFLESDKYTRFCQWKNLELNIQLTMNDFSVHRIIGRGGFGEVYGCRKADTGKMYAMKCLDKKRIKMKQGETLALNERIMLSLVSTGVDCPFIVCMTYAFHTPDKLCFILDLMNGGDLHYHLSQHGVFNEAEMKFYAAEVILGLEHMHKRHIVYRDLKPANILLDEHGHVRISDLGLACDFSKKKPHASVGTHGYMAPEVLSKGTGYDSSADWFSFGCMLYKLLKGHSPFRQHKTKDKHEIDRMTLTMVHNVELPESFSPSLKSLLEGLLQRDINKRLGCKGRGADEVKEHVFFAGIDWQQVYHQKYTPPLIPPRGEVNAADAFDIGSFDEEDTKGIKLTEADQAQYKDFPLVISERWQSEVAETVFETINQEADKLEMKKKSKQKQKFDADEKESDCILHGYIKKLGGPFASAWQTRYAKLYPNRLELHLENSAKPEMILLDTVEEVSSDLVSVKGEQCIVLRTRNDTKIVLTNTDEIGLKEWAISLRSAHKCSQELLASMAKKAGKIYGTDGAKESLALGRPPPAASPAPARAPNGSN from the exons CGTTCGGAGTGTGATGCATAAATATATGGAGAagaaaaatgaagtaaatttcgacaaaatatttaatcaagttCTAG gttatttattatttaaggaatTTTGCGAACAAACGTCAGAAGAACCAGTgccacaattaaaattttacgaagag ATAAAGTTATACGAAAAGCAGGAATGCGTGGAGGAAAGGCGAAGAATCGCGAGAGatatttatgacaattttatAATGAAGGAACTATTAGCACATTCGCAC GATTATTCTAAAGAATGCGTCGCGCATGTACAAAAATATCTAATGAAACACGAGGTACCACCGAATCTATTTgag CCCTATATTGAAGAAATATTCCAGCATTTAAGAGGAGAACCGTTTAAAAATTTCTTAGAAAG TGATAAATATACGAGATTTTGCCAATGGAAAAATTTAGAATTGAATATTCAGTTGACAATGAACGATTTTAGCGTACATCGTATCATCGGTCGAGGAGGCTTCGGTGAA GTTTATGGTTGCCGAAAGGCGGACACGGGGAAGATGTACGCTATGAAATGTTTGGATAAGAAGCGTATCAAGATGAAGCAAGGCGAGACGCTCGCTCTAAACGAGCGAATCATGCTCTCTCTAGTCAGTACCGGG GTGGATTGTCCATTCATCGTGTGCATGACGTACGCGTTTCACACGCCCGACAAGCTTTGCTTCATTCTGGACCTTATGAACGGTGGGGATCTCCATTACCACCTCTCCCAACATGGCGTCTTCAATGAGGCAGAAATGAAGTTTTATGCAGCCGAAGTCATATTAG GTTTGGAACACATGCACAAACGGCACATAGTGTACAGAGATTTGAAACCAGCGAACATATTGCTCGACGAACACGGTCACGTTCGGATATCCGACCTTGGACTTGCTTGCGACTTCTCTAAGAAGAAACCGCACGCCAGCgt CGGAACCCATGGTTACATGGCACCCGAAGTGCTGTCCAAGGGTACCGGATACGACTCTTCGGCTGACTGGTTCAGTTTCGGCTGCATGCTCTACAAGCTTCTGAAAGGTCATTCGCCCTTCCGCCAACACAAAACTAAGGATAAACACGAAATAGACAGGATGACTCTCACCATGGTACAT aatgtcGAACTGCCTGAATCATTTAGCCCAAGTCTGAAGAGTTTGTTGGAAGGATTATTACAAAGAGATATCAACAAGCGACTCGGCTGCAAGGGACGAGG CGCCGACGAGGTGAAGGAGCACGTGTTCTTCGCCGGCATCGACTGGCAGCAGGTGTACCACCAGAAGTACACGCCGCCGCTCATCCCGCCGCGCGGGGAGGTCAACGCGGCCGACGCCTTCGACATCGGCAGCTTCGACGAGGAGGACACCAAGGGCATCAAG TTGACAGAAGCCGATCAAGCACAATACAAAGACTTCCCGCTCGTGATATCCGAGCGCTGGCAGTCAGAGGTGGCGGAAACCGTGTTCGAGACGATCAATCAGGAGGCTGATAAACTCGAAATGAAGAAAAAGTCCAAGCAGAAGCAAAAGTTTGACGCTGACGAAAAAG AGTCTGATTGCATATTGCATGGATATATCAAAAAGTTAGGCGGACCATTCGCTAGTGCTTGGCAGACACGTTATGCCAAACTTTATCCCAACCGCCTGGAACTCCATCTCGAGAACAGCGCCAAGCCAGAAATGATCCTCCTCGACACCGTCGAAGAAGTGTCCTCCGATTTGGTCTCCGTCAAAGGCGAGCAGTGTATCGTGTTGAGGACTAGGAACGATACCAAAATCGTTCTAACCAATACC GACGAGATCGGACTCAAGGAGTGGGCGATATCGCTGCGGTCGGCGCACAAGTGCTCCCAGGAGCTGCTGGCGTCCATGGCGAAGAAGGCGGGCAAGATCTACGGCACGGACGGCGCGAAGGAGTCGCTGGCGCTGGGCcggccgccgcccgccgcctcgcccgcgcccgcgcgcgCGCCCAACGGGAGCAACTAG
- the LOC113403382 gene encoding G protein-coupled receptor kinase 1 isoform X2 — translation MADLEAVLADVSYLMAMEKSKCTPAARASKKIVLPDPSVRSVMHKYMEKKNEVNFDKIFNQVLGYLLFKEFCEQTSEEPVPQLKFYEEIKLYEKQECVEERRRIARDIYDNFIMKELLAHSHDYSKECVAHVQKYLMKHEVPPNLFEPYIEEIFQHLRGEPFKNFLESDKYTRFCQWKNLELNIQLTMNDFSVHRIIGRGGFGEVYGCRKADTGKMYAMKCLDKKRIKMKQGETLALNERIMLSLVSTGVDCPFIVCMTYAFHTPDKLCFILDLMNGGDLHYHLSQHGVFNEAEMKFYAAEVILGLEHMHKRHIVYRDLKPANILLDEHGHVRISDLGLACDFSKKKPHASVGTHGYMAPEVLSKGTGYDSSADWFSFGCMLYKLLKGHSPFRQHKTKDKHEIDRMTLTMNVELPESFSPSLKSLLEGLLQRDINKRLGCKGRGADEVKEHVFFAGIDWQQVYHQKYTPPLIPPRGEVNAADAFDIGSFDEEDTKGIKLTEADQAQYKDFPLVISERWQSEVAETVFETINQEADKLEMKKKSKQKQKFDADEKESDCILHGYIKKLGGPFASAWQTRYAKLYPNRLELHLENSAKPEMILLDTVEEVSSDLVSVKGEQCIVLRTRNDTKIVLTNTDEIGLKEWAISLRSAHKCSQELLASMAKKAGKIYGTDGAKESLALGRPPPAASPAPARAPNGSN, via the exons CGTTCGGAGTGTGATGCATAAATATATGGAGAagaaaaatgaagtaaatttcgacaaaatatttaatcaagttCTAG gttatttattatttaaggaatTTTGCGAACAAACGTCAGAAGAACCAGTgccacaattaaaattttacgaagag ATAAAGTTATACGAAAAGCAGGAATGCGTGGAGGAAAGGCGAAGAATCGCGAGAGatatttatgacaattttatAATGAAGGAACTATTAGCACATTCGCAC GATTATTCTAAAGAATGCGTCGCGCATGTACAAAAATATCTAATGAAACACGAGGTACCACCGAATCTATTTgag CCCTATATTGAAGAAATATTCCAGCATTTAAGAGGAGAACCGTTTAAAAATTTCTTAGAAAG TGATAAATATACGAGATTTTGCCAATGGAAAAATTTAGAATTGAATATTCAGTTGACAATGAACGATTTTAGCGTACATCGTATCATCGGTCGAGGAGGCTTCGGTGAA GTTTATGGTTGCCGAAAGGCGGACACGGGGAAGATGTACGCTATGAAATGTTTGGATAAGAAGCGTATCAAGATGAAGCAAGGCGAGACGCTCGCTCTAAACGAGCGAATCATGCTCTCTCTAGTCAGTACCGGG GTGGATTGTCCATTCATCGTGTGCATGACGTACGCGTTTCACACGCCCGACAAGCTTTGCTTCATTCTGGACCTTATGAACGGTGGGGATCTCCATTACCACCTCTCCCAACATGGCGTCTTCAATGAGGCAGAAATGAAGTTTTATGCAGCCGAAGTCATATTAG GTTTGGAACACATGCACAAACGGCACATAGTGTACAGAGATTTGAAACCAGCGAACATATTGCTCGACGAACACGGTCACGTTCGGATATCCGACCTTGGACTTGCTTGCGACTTCTCTAAGAAGAAACCGCACGCCAGCgt CGGAACCCATGGTTACATGGCACCCGAAGTGCTGTCCAAGGGTACCGGATACGACTCTTCGGCTGACTGGTTCAGTTTCGGCTGCATGCTCTACAAGCTTCTGAAAGGTCATTCGCCCTTCCGCCAACACAAAACTAAGGATAAACACGAAATAGACAGGATGACTCTCACCATG aatgtcGAACTGCCTGAATCATTTAGCCCAAGTCTGAAGAGTTTGTTGGAAGGATTATTACAAAGAGATATCAACAAGCGACTCGGCTGCAAGGGACGAGG CGCCGACGAGGTGAAGGAGCACGTGTTCTTCGCCGGCATCGACTGGCAGCAGGTGTACCACCAGAAGTACACGCCGCCGCTCATCCCGCCGCGCGGGGAGGTCAACGCGGCCGACGCCTTCGACATCGGCAGCTTCGACGAGGAGGACACCAAGGGCATCAAG TTGACAGAAGCCGATCAAGCACAATACAAAGACTTCCCGCTCGTGATATCCGAGCGCTGGCAGTCAGAGGTGGCGGAAACCGTGTTCGAGACGATCAATCAGGAGGCTGATAAACTCGAAATGAAGAAAAAGTCCAAGCAGAAGCAAAAGTTTGACGCTGACGAAAAAG AGTCTGATTGCATATTGCATGGATATATCAAAAAGTTAGGCGGACCATTCGCTAGTGCTTGGCAGACACGTTATGCCAAACTTTATCCCAACCGCCTGGAACTCCATCTCGAGAACAGCGCCAAGCCAGAAATGATCCTCCTCGACACCGTCGAAGAAGTGTCCTCCGATTTGGTCTCCGTCAAAGGCGAGCAGTGTATCGTGTTGAGGACTAGGAACGATACCAAAATCGTTCTAACCAATACC GACGAGATCGGACTCAAGGAGTGGGCGATATCGCTGCGGTCGGCGCACAAGTGCTCCCAGGAGCTGCTGGCGTCCATGGCGAAGAAGGCGGGCAAGATCTACGGCACGGACGGCGCGAAGGAGTCGCTGGCGCTGGGCcggccgccgcccgccgcctcgcccgcgcccgcgcgcgCGCCCAACGGGAGCAACTAG